One stretch of Nycticebus coucang isolate mNycCou1 chromosome 7, mNycCou1.pri, whole genome shotgun sequence DNA includes these proteins:
- the GPR35 gene encoding G-protein coupled receptor 35, translating to MNDTCGLGTLALPLPLGQFFYVYLGTLLVLGLLLNGLALWVFCHRMRQWTETRVYMTNLAVADLCLLCTMPFVLYSLKDTSGDTPLCQLSQATYLANRYMSISLVTAIAVDRYMAVRHPLRTRGFRSPRQAAAVCALLWVLVVTSLVARWVLGMQEGGFCFTNRSRHNNSTVVFSLVGFYLPLAVLVFCSLQVVTALAQRPATDTGQAEATYRAVRMVWANLAVFVVCFLPLHVVLTVYVALGLEPCATLECALFITSKLSDANCCLDAICYYYTAKEFQEASSLAVTPSAKAHKSQDSLFVTLS from the coding sequence ATGAATGACACTTGCGGCTTGGGCACGCTGGCCTTGCCCCTGCCACTCGGGCAGTTCTTCTATGTCTACCTGGGCACCCTGCTGGTGCTGGGCCTGCTGCTCAACGGCCTGGCACTCTGGGTGTTCTGCCACCGCATGCGGCAGTGGACGGAGACCCGCGTCTACATGACCAACCTGGCAGTGGCCGACCTCTGCCTGCTCTGCACCATGCCCTTCGTGCTGTACTCCCTGAAGGACACGTCCGGCGACACACCACTGTGCCAGCTCTCCCAGGCCACCTACCTGGCCAACAGGTACATGAGCATCAGCCTGGTCACGGCCATCGCTGTGGACCGCTACATGGCCGTGCGGCACCCACTGCGCACCCGCGGCTTCCGCTCCCCGCGGCAGGCCGCAGCAGTGTGCGCGCTCCTCTGGGTCCTGGTCGTCACCTCCCTGGTGGCCCGCTGGGTCCTGGGGATGCAGGAGGGTGGCTTCTGCTTTACAAACCGCTCCCGGCACAACAACAGCACTGTGGTGTTCTCACTGGTGGGCTTCTACCTGCCGCTGGCCGTGCTGGTCTTCTGCTCTCTGCAGGTGGTGACCGCCTTGGCCCAGAGGCCAGCCACCGACACGGGGCAGGCAGAGGCCACCTACAGGGCTGTGCGCATGGTCTGGGCCAACCTGGCTGTGTTTGTGGTTTGCTTCCTGCCTCTACACGTGGTGCTGACAGTGTATGTCGCCCTGGGCCTGGAGCCCTGTGCCACCCTCGAATGCGCCCTCTTCATCACAAGCAAACTCTCAGATGCCAACTGCTGCCTGGATGCCATCTGCTACTACTACACGGCCAAGGAGTTCCAGGAGGCGTCTTCCCTGGCTGTGACCCCCAGCGCCAAGGCCCACAAGAGCCAGGACTCCCTGTTTGTGACCCTCTCATAG